The nucleotide sequence CTGTGTATTATAAAGCCCATGAAATCTCACGGGCTTTTAATTAATTCAACAGGTCTGAGATTAAAGTCCCAACATTCCCTTTTTTAAATCTTTGTCTGCTGGTTTGTTACCCAACCAGATTCCAAAAAGTCCTTTGGCAAAATCCTTACCTTCGATAGTTCCCAATAGCTTACCATTCTTGTGAGCCATAGTTCCTTTTCCAGGCACGTATGCGATCTGGAATTCGTTTCCTTTTACGATCTCCTCATTAAAGAATCCGATGAACTTATCGATTTTAGGTTGTAGTTTTTTACGCTCTGCACTGGAAACGCTGTCTTCAAAACCTTCTGTAATGGCTTCAATCATCTTGTCCTGTGTCACCAATTTACTGACGATATCAAGTGTGATCGCCATAGGCTGATCAGAGCTTAACAATGCCGCACCATTAGAAGTTTTTGCTGTGGTGTACAAACCACCTACATAAAGATCAAAAACGAACTTTTCACGCAATCCTGCACCGTTTAGTGTCAACTCCTTACCATCGACTGTAATTGATTTTTCTACAGTTACACCTTCAACGGTCATTTGTGCAGATGCTGTATAGGTACCAAGGGCGGCAACAGCAATTAAGAGTAATTTTTTCATATTAGTAATTATTAGATTGTTTAAATATAGTATTCCTATTTCAAATTCCGTGCCTTTAATGATCTGATAGATGCATTAAGCTCATAACCCAATAGCAAAATGTTTGCCGCAAGCCATATATAGATCATTAAAATAAGTAGCGCACCTATGGAACCATAGATTTCATTATAGGAAGCAAAATTGTCTATATAAATCCCGTAGAGGTACGATGTTATTAAAATAAGTACCGTTGTCACCACAGAGCCTATAGAAAAGAATCTGGTTTGTCTTCCTTCTTTGGTTCCCGTGTAATATAGCGTACTCACAAATAGATAAAGCATGATGATAATCGCAATGTAGCGCAGTACAATCAACCAGATCTCTGTAGAGCTTTGCGTCATAAAATCTTCTGCTCTTAAAGAATCAATCCAGTATTCCACCAGACCGAACATAGCTATGGAAATCAATAAAAAAAGACTGAGCATCAATGATACACCAACCGCCACAAAATACTGCCTGAACATGTTGCGGTTGAACGATGAATGATAGGAACGCTCAAAGCCGTCAAAAATCGCATTAACGCCATTGCTCATAAAAAATAAGGACGTGATAAAAGCAATCGTCAATAAACCTGTATTCTCCTGTAATGCAATTTCCTTAAAAATGGTATCAAAAGAACCAGCGGCCTGTGCCGGTAGCAACCCGTTGACAAACTCTAAAAAATCTACCTGGAAATTATCTACCGGTACAAAAGGAATAAGGTTAAGCATGAACAATATGAAGGGGAAAATTGCCATGAAGAAACTGTAGCTTATCGCACTGGCGCGCAATGTAAAGGCACCTTGAACGATACCAACACTGTAGGTTTCCCAAAGATCGTAAATGGTCATCCCTTCAAAACCCGGCAATCGTGCCCTGCTAGAGACCGCGACGAACCAAGAAATGACCGGTATACGATCCAGTATTTCCTTAAGCCTACTCATGCATGGCTTTCAAACTAAGATCCATGTTGTAAACGCTGTGCGTGAGCGCACCGCTGGAAACGTAATCCACACCACATTCCGCGTACTGTCGTACCGTGTCCAGAGTAATGCCGCCACTACTTTCAGTCAGGCATTGATCGCCTATTAATTCTACCGCTTTTCTAGTGTCTTCGTAATTGAAATTATCGATCAGGATGCGGTAAACCTTATCGGCCGAGGTTAGAATCTCTTTGATTTCTTCCAGATTTCTTGCCTCTACAATGATTTTTAAATCCCTGTTGGTTTCTTGAAGGTAGTCTGTCGTTTTTTCAATTGCTTTTGTGATGCCACCTGCAAAATCGATATGATTGTCCTTGAGCATGATCATGTCATAGAGACCAGACCTGTGATTAACGCCACCACCAGTATGAACTGCCCATTTTTCCAACAAACGTATTCCTGGTGTAGTCTTGCGCGTGTCTAATATCTTGGTTTTGGTACCTTCCAACCGGTCGACAAATTGCCGCGTTTTAGTCGCGATCGCGCTCATGCGCTGCATGCTGTTAAGTGCCAGACGTTCGGCCGTGAGAATGGATCTGGAAGAACCGCTCACATAAAACACTTCGTCGCCATAAGCTACGCGATCACCGTCCTTTTTCAATTCTTCAATTTTTAATGTAGGATCGACTTTGTGGAATATCGCTTTCGCGAAAGCGATACCAGCAATCACTCCTTCATCCTTTACCAGCAGTCGTGCCTTACCACTGGCACTGCGTGGAATGCAAGCCAGGCTGCTGTGGTCGCCATCACCTACATCTTCCCGTAAGGCATTAGTAATGATGCGGTCAACTTCTTCTTCAAATGCAGCTCCATGGTACTTCATAATGGTGGTCAAATTCTGGTTTCTCAAAAGTAAGATTCTGCAGGCAATCTTATGAAAATGAATAAAGATTTTACCTTTGGCGCATGAAGATAACTCTACTGGCGGTAGGTAAAACCGATGATAGCCGTATCGCAGACCTTACAGATATGTACGTGGAACGGCTCAAGCATTACATCAATTTTGAGCTGGAAATCATTCCGGATCTTAAAAAAACCAAGAACCTAAGCATCGACCAGCAAAAGGTCAAAGAAGGTGAGCTTATACTCAACCAATTGCAAACCAGCGATTTTGTCACTTTACTGGACGAAAAGGGAAAAAGCCTTTCCAGCCAGCAATTTGCGCAATTGATCAATAAGCGAAGTCTTTCTGGAATGAAACGACTGGTTTATGTCATAGGTGGACCCTACGGATTCTCTGATGCGGTTTACGCTCGAGCCAATTCTAAATTATCCTTAAGTGCCATGACCTTTTCCCACCAGATGGTGCGACTCTTTGCCACAGAACAGATTTATCGGGCCTTTACCATTCTAAAAAACGAGCCTTATCATCATGAGTAATGAATTTGAAGGTGTCTATTATTGATTCTATTTGTGATGAACCATTACCTTTGCAGTACTAAAATCTAATTATGCTTATCATAGGTATTGCAGGCGGTACTGGGTCTGGTAAAACCACAGTTGTGGGTCAGGTAGCCCATCAATATCCAGATACTGACGTTACTGTCATCTCTCAAGATTCCTACTATAAAGACACGAGCCACCTTACCTTTGAGGAACGTGTGAAAATTAATTTTGATCACCCTAATTCCATAGACTTTGCGCTTTTGAAGGAGCATTTGATCGAGTTGCGCAAGGGAAATAGTATTGAGCAACCAGTGTATTCTTTTGTATAACACAACCGCACTAAAGAAACAGTTGTGACAGAGCCTAGCAATGTCATAATTGTAGAAGGAATCCTTATTCTAACGCTGCCAGAAATTCGCGAGCTTTTTGACATCAAGGTTTACATTGATTGCGATAGCGATGAGCGTCTCATACGCAGGTTGAAACGCGATATCACAGACCGTGGTCGTGACATCAACGAGGTACTTGATCGTTACCAAAACACGCTCAAGCCTATGCACCAGCAATTTATAGAGCCTACTAAAGCCTATGCCGATGTCATTATTCCTACCAATAGGCTTAATGAAGTTGGTGTTAAGATCTTGCGCTCTATTCTGGATCAAAAGTTGGCTTAAATTGGTATCTTGACTTTATGAAATGGAAAGAGATCAAAAGCAAATGGTATTTTAATAAATACTTCATTATCACAATTCTATTTGCGGTTTGGATTCTGTTTCTGGATGACAGCGCATGGCTTACCGCACACAGAGCGCTGGACCAGCAAATTGCTGACAAGGAACAAACAGCAGATTTCTATATGCGAGGCATCGCTGCAGACAAAGCGCGTATCCAGCAGTTGGAAGACAGTGCTGGGATAGAAAAATTTGGACGTGAGCGATATTTAATGAAGAAGGAAAATGAGGAAGTGTATATTATAGAATATGCAGATTCCGTAAAAAATGAAGATTGATGAAGAAGCGATTATTTGATGACTTTACACCAGTTTCTGAGGCCGCATGGAAACAAAAGATTCAAATGGATCTCAAAGGCGCCGATTATAATCAGACATTGGTCACGCCTACTCCAGACGGCATCAACATAAAACCTATTTACCACAGCGACAGTGCCGTAAACATTGACATTCCTAGTCGAGGTACCCAGAACAATGATTGGTACATTTCTCAAAAGATCTACTGTGGCAATGCACGAGCTGCAAACAAAAAAGCGCTCAACGTATTATCTCGAGGAGCTGAAGGTGTTTTATTAGACATTCCTAATCCAGATATTGATCTCGAGGTTTTATTAAAAGACTTACCAGAGGTTGGTTTACAAGTACATCCTCGATTTTTAGATCTTGATTTTTTAAAGAAACTTCATGGATTTAAACCTAAAGCCTATGTGCATCTGGATATTCTACACCAGCTAGCTGCTACTGGGAACTGGTTTACAAATCAAAAATCAGACTATAATCACTATGCCGATTTCCTAAAATCCTTTGAAGGTTATTTTTCAAACATCACCATCAACACCAGCACCTATCAACAGGCTGGCGCCACGGTAACTCAGGAACTGGCCTATTTTGCGGCGCACCTCAATGAATACCTCAATCATTATTGCGATACCAGTAAGGAACACGATAAGGATATTTACGACGCTTTCCTGCCTGACCGGCAGGCAGGCCCGAAAGCGGAAACGGTTACTGAGCATGGTCAAAGTAAACGTATCAACATTGACACCACCATAGGTTCCAATTATTTTATGGAGATCGCAAAATACAGAGCCTATCGCATATTGACCAAAACATTAGGTAACGCCTACGGCATAAAAGACCTAGGCTGTTACATCACGGCAACGCCCAGTTTGCGCAACAAATCTTTGCTGGATTACAATGTCAATCTACTGCGCACTACAACAGAATGTATGAGCGCTGTCCTAGGTGGCGCAGATACGGTCCACAATCTTCCTTATGACGCCTTTTTCAATAAGGAAAATGAATTTGGCGACCGCATCGCTCGCAACCAATTATTGATTCTTAAAGAAGAAGCTTACCTAAATAAAGTTGCTAACGCTGCAGATGGCACGTACTACATCAACGCATTGACTAAGGAGTTGACCGAAAAAGCGCTGGAGATCTTTAAAAGCATTGAAAAAGCTGGCGGATTTGTTCAGTCGCTTTTTGAAGGAACGATACAACGCAAAATCAAGGAAAGTGATATCGCAGAGCGTGATCGACTGAAAAAAGGAGAAAAAACGCTGGTAGGCGTCAACAAATTCCCGAATGCCGAAGCACCGCTTCAAAAAGAATATGAGATTTTACCCTTTCAAAAAATAAAGCCTCGCAAGGCGCTTGTTACACCTATTGCTGCTAAACGATTAGCCGAAGAATTAGAAAAATCGCAAATGCCCAAATGATGAAAAGAAAAGACTTCTCGAACATAACGGCAGATTTTCAATCGTTTGAAGAGCAAGCTACAGCGGCTGCTCAAAGCTCCTATGAAACCTCAGAAGGTATCTCGCTCAAAAAGCAGTATGCTAAAGAAAACTTAAACGATCTAGAACATCTTGATTTTGTAGCAGGAATAGCTCCCAACCTACGTGGACCCTATTCCACTATGTACGTGCGCCGGCCATGGACCATTAGACAATACGCTGGTTTTTCTAGCGCGACAGAATCCAACGCCTTTTATAGAAGAAATCTTGCCGCTGGACAAAAGGGACTTTCGGTAGCTTTTGATCTTGCCACGCATCGCGGTTATGACAGTGATCATGAGCGTGTGGAAGGCGACGTGGGAAAAGCTGGCGTTGCCATTGATAGCGTTGAGGATATCAGGATCCTTTTTGATCAAATTCCGCTGGATCAAATGTCCGTTTCTATGACCATGAACGGCGCCGTGTTGCCTATCATGGCTTTTTACATCGTCGCGGCCATGGAGCAAGGTGTAGACATCGCATCGTTGAGCGGTACGATCCAGAATGATATCCTTAAGGAGTTTATGGTGCGTAATACGTACATCTATCCACCTACGCCTAGCATGCAGATTATCTCTGACATATTTGAGTATACCAGCAAGAACATGCCTAAATTCAACTCGATCTCGATCTCGGGTTACCATATGTATGAAGCTGGCGCGACCAGTGATATTGAGTTGGCCTATACGCTGGCAGATGGTTTGGAATATGTGCGCAAAGGACTGGAAGCAGGCATGGACATAGACACTTTTGCTCCTAGACTATCCTTTTTCTGGGCCATTGGGATGAACCATTTTATGGAAATCGCCAAAATGCGCGCCGCCAGAATGCTTTGGGCAAAAATGATCAAACAATTCAATCCTAAAAATGCCAAATCACTGGCGTTAAGAACGCATTGTCAAACATCAGGCTGGTCGTTAACGGAACAAGACCCATTTAATAATGTGGCCAGAACTACCATTGAAGCGGCTGCAGCAGCCTTTGGTGGCACACAAAGTCTTCATACCAATGCGTTGGATGAGGCGATTGCGTTGCCAACCGACTTCAGCGCGCGTATTGCTAGAAACACACAAATTTACCTACAAGAAGAAACCGGAATTACCAAAACCGTTGACCCATGGGCCGGCTCCTATTATGTAGAGTCTTTAACAGACCAGATTGCCCATAAAGCCTGGGAACTTATAGAGGAAGTTGAAGAGCTAGGCGGTATGACCAAGGCCATTGAAGCCGGCATCCCAAAAATGCGTATCGAGGAAGCCGCTGCCAAAAAGCAGGCACGCATCGATTCCAATATAGACGTAATCGTTGGAGTGAATAAATACCCAAGTCCAGATGAGGATCTTATAGACACGCTGGAAGTGGACAATGCTGCCGTGAGAATTGAGCAAGTCGAACGATTGAAAAAGATCAAGGCAGATCGCAACGATGATAAAGTGAATAAAGCATTGGAAGCTTTAACCGCTTGCGCAAAAACTGGAGAAGGCAACCTACTGGAACTCGCGGTCAATGCTGCTAAGGAGCGCGCTACCTTAGGTGAGATTTCCGATGCTTTGGAAAAGGAATTTGGCCGTTACCGTGCCCAGATCAAGAGCGTTCAAGGTGTGTATAAAAAAGAGATTATGGATGATCCCGCTTTCGCGAAAGCGCAACAATTAGCAGACGCCTTTGCAAAAAAAGAAGGTCGTAGACCACGCATCATGATTGCAAAAATGGGCCAGGACGGTCACGATCGTGGCGCCAAGGTGGTCGCTACGGGCTATGCCGATGTAGGTTTTGACGTGGACATAGGACCGCTGTTCCAAACGCCAGCCGAAGCTGCCAAACAAGCCGTGGAAAATGATGTCCATATTCTAGGCATTTCATCGCTGGCAGCCGGCCATAAGACATTGGTACCGCAAGTGATGGAACATCTCAAAAAATACGGCCGTGAGGACATCATGATCATCGTGGGCGGCGTGATACCGCGCAAGGACTACCAGTTCTTGTTTGATGCTGGCGTGGCAGCCGTCTTTGGACCTGGAACCAAGATCAGTGAGGCTGCGATCGATATTCTGACCCTACTGAATGATTAATTATTGTTTCTACGCTCTCTACGGGCTTTACGAGCAGCTTTCTTTTTGAGAAAATAAAGCTTTCGCTTTTCTCTGATGCTTAAATTATCGCGATCACGGCTCTGTAATTCTTGGATTTCTTGATCGTAAGAAGTTGTATTATCCATACTGTTGTAGTCTCTCACATTGAACCTGAAACCTATGGCGAGATTGAAATAATTACCAACATTAAAATGATCGCCCAAGGCTGGAGCGGATTCAATTTTGTAGAAGACTTTTTCATAGCTAGGACTCAAGTAAACGGATATACCGTTGCTCAGTGCATATTCTGCGCTCGTGGTAAGTCGCAGTAGATTACCTGTATCCCTAAAGGTGCCGCCACCTTGCTCAAATCCTTGTTTATTTTTATTCTGACTGTAACCATAACCCAGATCTGCGGTAAAATTCCAATCGTCATTGAGTACATAATCATATCCCGCAAACAGATAGGCATTAAACTTTGTGGCTCTATCGAACTGCCCTATTTCCTGAACATCCTTGACATCAAAATAATCCTGAGTCAAGGCGCCACCTACGTAGATATTTTTATACACATCAGTTTGTAGTCTTATCCCAAAACCAGTACCACTGGCGAGTCCATTGCCTACGACGTTATCACCGTTGGGAAAAGCTCTTTGAAGGTAGATGTCTGCAGCAAAAACTCGATCTGGAATCTGAACAGCTAGTCGGCTTTCATCTTCTTGCGCAAATGCTATGCTGCTAGCTAAAACAATATATCCTAGAACGACTTTAGTAATTGATTTCATAGCGCTCTGTTGGATTGTTGACAAACAATTCTTGAGTAGTTTCAGTACCTGCCTCATCAGTAAGTGAAATGGTGATGATAGAAGGATAAAAGGCTTGAAACTCAAAGTTCCCATCATCAGGATCTTCATTAATCCTCGTAAAGATCTGATTGAAAAAGCCGCAATTACCATCTAACAGGAATTCGCCATTTTCAAAAACTTCTGAACAGGATAAATCAAAATAATTGACTTGAAGTTCAAAAACCTCTGTTGTTCCAGAAGTATTTACAAAATCCAACCCAACCTCTGCAACGTCCTTAACCGTAATTAATGGGATGTTGAGCGTCAAGTCGTTATTAAAACTCTCGATTCCAGTCGCTACACTAAAAATATTTTGACCATCGCGATACACATTGACAAAATATTCATTTGAAGTATCAAACAACAGCAGAAAATCTGTTTCTCCATTATTGTCAGTAACGCCTCTACCTAGCAAAAAGTCCCTACTAGGCTCTGAAAACTTGCTTATACTTGAAACAAAAGGATTGAACTCAAAGGTTCTAAAATTAGTCACTTCTACTACCGCATCATTAATGGGATTGCCTTGAGCATCAACAATTCTGGTTTTAAAGAAAGCTCTCTTATCATCATCCAGTCGTGCCTCACAGGACAATAACAAAATGGGAATGAGTAGAAGAATAAGTTTTTTCATGGGCTGGCTTTTTATTCTAGATGCAAAACTTACCATAAGGTTGCGTACTCATCAGATATTAATAATTAACTTGATGAAGATTAGATCGGCGGACTGAAAGGCCATCGCTCCTCATCGACTATTCTAAAAATAGATCTCATGAAACCCTTATTCCTTTTTCTAAGCACTTTAATTATGACCGCACCTATAATGATTTACGACTTCAATAATGAAAATGGGCTGGGCGATTGGCGCATTGAGGACGACCGTGTCATGGGCGGTATCTCACAAGGTAAAGTGGAATTGACTGAAGACGGTCACGCCAGATTTTATGGTAATGTTACCGTAGAAAGTAATGGCGGTTTTAGCTCTGTACAAAATAACTCACTGGACATCAAAGTAACTCCTGACCAAATCGCAAAAATCAAAGTTAAAGGTGACGGCAATACCTATCAGTTTAGAATCCAGCATTCCAACAACGCGAGAGAAAGCTACATTAAAGAATTTGAGACCACTGGCGAGTGGCAAACTATTGAGATCAAGCTAAATGAAATGAAACCTACCTATAGAGGTAGAAATCTAAACATGCCCAACTTTAACCACGATCAGATCAAACACGCGAGATTTTTGATTGCCACAAAAAAAGTGGATCAAAAATTTGAATTGTTGATTGACTGTATCGAGTTAATTGATGCCTAATCCACAATCGTGTCAGTGGCAAGATATTTATCATTCTTGTTGTAGTACCACTTGCGCACCTTAGGCATTTTGATGCCGTTGGTTTTGTACTCTTCGGATAGTAAAATGAACTCACCAGATTTTGGATCCTTGACTCGAGGTTCTTTTTGCTTGTAGAATTGATAAGCTTCCATGCGATACGTTTCTGGGTCAAAATAAAAGAACCAGATATCGCTGCCAACGCTGGGATCATAATCTGCGCGCAGTACTAGATATTCCTTTTCCTTCAACATTTTACGCTCCACTTCATAAGAGATTACAGTGCCTTTATCCTTTAATTTCATGGGCAAGCCGTAAAGGTATGTGTAGTAGTCACGCATAAAAACGGCACGTTTAAAATCTTCCTTTCCCATTACAAAAGTGGTGTCCATTTGCGATAGATCCATCTTTGCGGCGGTCACGATACTGTCTTTAAGTACGGTATATTCATTGACGATGTCACCACGTTTGGAAACCAATTCAAAACTTTTTGCCGGCAAATTGATCTTGATGTTACTGGTGCGGTCTTCCATATCTGGTGATGTGGTCAATATCTCCAGACTGTCTGCAAATCGCGACCAGTTTCCCTTGGGGTCGTGGTACGCAATCGCTTTTTCCAACAACTGTGGTCCTGTTAATTGTGGTGGTGTTTGTTGTGAGTTCGCTTTCGCGAAAGCGAAACAAACCATAATCAAGTAACTATGTTTCATAAATTCTGCATATTTGAAGCACACTGCGCGTTTGATCTGAAGAAACGTCAATGAGATATCGGAATTATTTGAAACCAAAAATATGCCAAATGATGACAGCTAGAATCTTTAAAATCAGTTTTTTGCTTCTTTTCATTGCTGCGAGCTTTACCGCTTGTAATGAAAATCCAAATGCCGAAATGGTTGAAAATGTGGATATGTTTCCAATGCTAGAACCTGAACAGGAAGCCGTCGAGATCACTGATCGTAAATTGATCACCAATGGCAGGATTGAATTTGAAACCAACGATATTTCACAGACCAGAAATAACATCATCACTGCCGTCAATAAACATCGTGGCTATATTGCTGCAGATGAGGAGTCCAGCTCCACCGGTCGTAAAACCAATACTATCACCATACGCGTTCCCTCAAAAAACTTTGACAACTTACTGTCAGATGCCACTGCTGGCGTGGACCGGTTGGACTACAAAACCATTAACGTAAAGGATGTCACTGAAGAATTTCTGGATGTCGAGGCTCGTTTAAAAACGAAAAAAGAACTGGAAGGTCGTTATCTGGAAATCTTGGAACAAGCCAAAAATGTAACCGATATTCTAGAAATTGAAAGGCAGATCGCAGTTCTTAGGTCTGATATTGAAAGTTTTGAAGGACGCTTAAAATATCTGGAAAACCAGGTCTCCTACTCGACCCTTCATATTTCGTTTTATGAATCCACTCCAGAATTGAGCTACAACAAAAACCGATTTTCTGAGAGTTTTGCTAATGGCTGGGACAATCTGGTGTGGTTCTTCATCGGGTTGATCAACATCTGGCCCTTTATCATTGTTTTGATCGCGCTAGTGATCCTTTTTAGATATCTGCGCAGGAGAAGAAGAATACGTAAAAGATTGCGTGACTAGCTTTTGTGCATGAAGGCTTGCTTGGCTCTAAGCGTGGCTTCATCTTCCACTACATCCTCATCAGGAACGCAGCAATCTACGGGACACACGGCAGCACACTGTGGCTCTTCATGGAAACCTACACATTCCGTACACTTGTCTGGAACGATGTAATAGAACTCATCGCTCACAGGCTCTTGGGTCTCGTTAGCATCCACTTCCTTGCCAGATGGCAAGACCACGTTGCCATCCAGATCAGTTCCATCTGCATATCGCCAGTCATCTGCCGCTTCATAGATTGCCGTGTTGGGGCATTCCGGTTCGCAGGCTCCGCAATTGATACATTCGTCCGTGATGATGATCGCCATAGCTGTTTTCTTTACTTTTGTGCAAAAATAAGATTCATTGCCTGTTAAGCCAATTAATACCTCGTTAAATGATAGGGTTTCCGCTTTCGCGAAAGCGGGAAAAATTCTATCCCAATACCTAGCATCAGACCACAGTGCCATCGACATCGATGAGGACTTGTGGGCCATTACCATTAACCAAACCCTAACGCTCGCCGAGCAGAAAAATTCCTGGTTTACTCGTGACAATCTGCTGTTTGCGCTGGAACAATGGTCGCAAGCCTTAACGGTTGAGCATCTCAATAATTGGTTGGAGCCTTATCACCTGAAGAATGTCGAGCCTAAAAAAGTCGCCGTCATCGCTGCGGGAAATATTCCTTTAGTGGGATTTCATGATGTACTTTGTATCATTTTGACAGGACATTTTGCACAAATCAAAACCAGCAGCAACGATGATGTGCTGTTGCCTTTAATCTTGAAACTGGCCAGCGCAGATGTACCGGCACTGGAAGAAT is from Nonlabens sp. YIK11 and encodes:
- a CDS encoding DUF4349 domain-containing protein; amino-acid sequence: MMTARIFKISFLLLFIAASFTACNENPNAEMVENVDMFPMLEPEQEAVEITDRKLITNGRIEFETNDISQTRNNIITAVNKHRGYIAADEESSSTGRKTNTITIRVPSKNFDNLLSDATAGVDRLDYKTINVKDVTEEFLDVEARLKTKKELEGRYLEILEQAKNVTDILEIERQIAVLRSDIESFEGRLKYLENQVSYSTLHISFYESTPELSYNKNRFSESFANGWDNLVWFFIGLINIWPFIIVLIALVILFRYLRRRRRIRKRLRD
- a CDS encoding 4Fe-4S dicluster domain-containing protein; amino-acid sequence: MAIIITDECINCGACEPECPNTAIYEAADDWRYADGTDLDGNVVLPSGKEVDANETQEPVSDEFYYIVPDKCTECVGFHEEPQCAAVCPVDCCVPDEDVVEDEATLRAKQAFMHKS